The following proteins are encoded in a genomic region of Dioscorea cayenensis subsp. rotundata cultivar TDr96_F1 chromosome 8, TDr96_F1_v2_PseudoChromosome.rev07_lg8_w22 25.fasta, whole genome shotgun sequence:
- the LOC120267557 gene encoding uncharacterized protein At5g23160-like, whose product MKLRRKRSSGAGFLCFNASAIYDDDEEEVKTETSTGSPVKILEEESGSSSRRHPRRTLTKAFRSAAFISALKRNKGSSSLVRKESDASEERSVTESSSRLTEDDDRRTDSSDQGFTPSSVSSSSPSSSASSLSLSATSHSPTETKPRRRRQPKRSESEKPPPEKKIYHPATGLFLLVISLCVMVMFGRLCAILWTSTWLYLAPRRISAVPPSPAEKPKLRSRVSEEDEKRRVVLEGLLERNRKV is encoded by the exons atgAAGCTTAGGAGGAAGCGGAGCTCCGGGGCCGGCTTCCTCTGCTTCAACGCCTCCGCCATCTATGACGACGACGAGGAGGAGGTAAAGACCGAAACCTCCACCGGCTCTCCCGTAAAGATCTTAGAGGAGGAATCAGGGTCGTCATCTCGCCGCCACCCCCGCCGCACCTTAACTAAAGCCTTCCGCTCCGCCGCCTTTATCTCAGCTctt AAGAGGAATAAGGGCTCATCATCGCTGGTGCGGAAGGAATCCGACGCGTCGGAGGAGAGATCCGTCACCGAATCGTCCTCGAGATTGACGGAAGACGACGATCGGAGAACGGATTCGTCGGATCAGGGCTTCACGCCATCGTCGGTTTCTTCGTCTTCGCCGTCCTCATCGGCGTCAAGCTTGTCTTTGTCGGCGACTTCTCACTCGCCGACGGAAACCAAGCCCCGGCGACGAAGACAGCCAAAGAGATCGGAGTCGGAGAAGCCGCCGCCGGAGAAGAAGATTTACCATCCTGCCACTGGGCTTTTCCTCCTCGTGATCAGCCTCTGCGTGATGGTGATGTTCGGTCGCCTCTGCGCCATCCTCTGGACATCCACGTGGCTGTATTTGGCCCCTCGCCGGATCTCCGCTGTTCCTCCTTCTCCGGCGGAGAAGCCGAAGCTCCGGTCGAGAGTCTCCGAGGAGGACGAGAAGAGGCGCGTAGTTTTGGAGGGTCTGTTGGAGAGAAATCGAAAGgtgtga